CTTCTTTTTTAAAGATCTTATTAGGTGTAGTTGGGATAGTTGCTATTGGAATAGCCTTATAATTTTAGGAGGAATTTATGTACTGGATAAAAAACGGTGGAGCATTAATGTATTTTATAATCTTAATGTCTGTACTAGGAACTGGGGTAATAATAGAAAAATTTATATATTTTAAAGTTTCAGAAAAGAGAAAGTTTGACGATTTAAAGGAAGAAATTAATGAATATTTGGAAAAGGGAGATTTACCAGGTGTGATAGAATATTTAGGTAAAACTAAATGTTCCACAGGTAAAGTTCTTAAGGAAGTATTTACATCATGTAATAAAGACACAAAAAGTATTGTTGTGTTAGAAGAAAAGGCAAGGGAACAAGCTCTAGCTCAAATTCCCCGTTTGGAAAAAAATATGTGGATACTTTCTATGGTAGCCCACGTTACACCTCTTATTGGGTTATTAGGTACAGTTACAGGGATGATTAAAGCCTTTCAAGCTGTTGCAATTCACGGAACAGGGGATGCTTCAATATTAGCTGA
The nucleotide sequence above comes from Fusobacterium sp. IOR10. Encoded proteins:
- a CDS encoding MotA/TolQ/ExbB proton channel family protein; translated protein: MYWIKNGGALMYFIILMSVLGTGVIIEKFIYFKVSEKRKFDDLKEEINEYLEKGDLPGVIEYLGKTKCSTGKVLKEVFTSCNKDTKSIVVLEEKAREQALAQIPRLEKNMWILSMVAHVTPLIGLLGTVTGMIKAFQAVAIHGTGDASILAEGISEALFTTAGGLFVAIPALIIYNYYNKKIDDIVNDMEKGSVEVINYFRR